The segment TAATCCGCTATATGAAAAGGAATTCGATATTGAAAAGGTTGGAAACTACACTTACTATCTTAATTTTGTTCATTACGGAAATATAAATGAAAGTATGGAAATAAATATTTATTTAAATGGTGATTTAGTTTATAAGATTGATGACTCCAACGATGCATTTCCTGCAAATAAGAAAAATACCTCTGTTGATGTAACAAGTTACTTAAAAGATGGAAAAAATGTTTTAAAAGTTGAAGGGATAAACTTAACTGGAAGATATTATGTCTTAGATGATACTCAAATAATTGAGCCAATTAAAACACCAATAACACCTAAATCAATACTCACTATTCTTTTGATTCTTACCTACATATTATATGTTAGAAAATAAAAAAACTTTTTTTTATTTTTTCGATTTTGGTGGTATTTATGAATATAAAGGAGTATTATGTTGATAAATTTATAAAATTGATAGAAAAAGAAAGAAAATATGAGATGGATTTTCATAGGAAAGAAATAGAGAAACTTGGAGATAAAAGGGAAGATGTTGGAAGAGCAATATTAAATTTAAAAGGTAGAAAACTTAGAGAAGAACTTGGAAGTGTAATTGTTAGATATGGGAGAAAAAAGCCATTTAAGAGGTTGGAAATATCTGTTGGAGATGTGGTTTTAGTAAGCAAGGGAAATCCATTGCATAGTGATTTATTTGGAAATGTTGTGGAGATTGGAAAGAACTTCATAGATATAGCGTTTGATGAGGAGATACCAAAATGGGCATACAAGGACGTTAGGATTGATTTGTATGTTAATGATATAACCTTCAAAAGAATGAAAAAAGCACTAAATAAATTTAGAGAAATTGATAATAGGTTAATTGGGATTATTTTGGGTATTGATGAGTCAAGGATGGGAAAAGAAGTTAAAATAGGGTTTTTTGATAAAAGTTTAAATGAATCACAAAAAAATGCAGTGATAAATGCATTAAGGGCAATGGATTTATATTTAATCCACGGCCCCCCAGGAACTGGGAAAACGAGAACTATAACAGAGGTTATAGTGCAAGAATGCATGAGGAAGAATAAAGTTTTAGCAACAGCAGATTCAAACATAGCAGCAGACAACATATTGAGTAACCTATCAAAATATAAGAACATAAACGTTGTAAGGATTGGACATCCAACAAGGATTTCAAAGAATTTAATAGAGCATTCTTTATTTTATATGGTAGAGAAGCATGAGAAATACAAAGCCATTAAAAAAATAAAAGAAGATATGATAGGATTGATGGATGAGAGGGATAAGCATAAAAAACCAACACCGAGATGGAGAAGGGGGATGAGTGATGATGAAATAGTTATATTTTCAAAATTAAACAAAGACATTAGGGGAATTCCAAGGGATATTCTTAAAAGTATGGCAAAATGGATAAAAACAAATGAAAAAATAAAAAAACTAAGAGAAAAGATGAAAAAAATTGAGGATGAAATAATAAAAGAAACCATAAGAAAGGCAGATGTAGTTGTTGCCACAAATTCCATGGCTGGATGTGATTTTTTAGAGGAGTTTGAGTTTGATGTGTGTGTTATAGATGAGGGAAGTCAGTCAATGGAACCATCTGCCTTAATACCAATTGTAAAGTCAAAAAAACTCATAATG is part of the Methanotorris formicicus Mc-S-70 genome and harbors:
- a CDS encoding IGHMBP2 family helicase; protein product: MNIKEYYVDKFIKLIEKERKYEMDFHRKEIEKLGDKREDVGRAILNLKGRKLREELGSVIVRYGRKKPFKRLEISVGDVVLVSKGNPLHSDLFGNVVEIGKNFIDIAFDEEIPKWAYKDVRIDLYVNDITFKRMKKALNKFREIDNRLIGIILGIDESRMGKEVKIGFFDKSLNESQKNAVINALRAMDLYLIHGPPGTGKTRTITEVIVQECMRKNKVLATADSNIAADNILSNLSKYKNINVVRIGHPTRISKNLIEHSLFYMVEKHEKYKAIKKIKEDMIGLMDERDKHKKPTPRWRRGMSDDEIVIFSKLNKDIRGIPRDILKSMAKWIKTNEKIKKLREKMKKIEDEIIKETIRKADVVVATNSMAGCDFLEEFEFDVCVIDEGSQSMEPSALIPIVKSKKLIMAGDHKQLPPTVLSEDEELKKTLFERLIKTYPNFSSILEIQYRMNEKIMKFPNKAFYDNKLKAHKSVESHTIFDLIDVEVDEEDKFIINEEPIVFIDVKGKEKRDKDSTSYYNEEEAKVVAKLVGIFKKYNIPVSVITPYDAQVKLISNLCDGEVNTVDGFQGKEDEVIIISFVRTKKFGFLEDLRRLNVAITRAKRKLIIVGCKELLSQDETYRELIKSAKLTEFMGY